From Solibacillus isronensis, the proteins below share one genomic window:
- a CDS encoding chromate transporter — MNSMKQNRIKSLLEIFLVSTRLGLTSFGGPTAHLGYFHEEYVRRRKWIDEKSYADLVALCQFLPGPSSSQVGIGIGIMRAGILGGITSFIGFTFPSVVALIAFALLMTGFDVGNAGWIHGLKIVAVAIVAHAIIGMAKSLTPDLKRKAIAIFALLVTLLWQTAFSQVGVILIAACIGYFLLKQKNEGAGVQAHFPVSKRVGGFCLLLFVSLLVALPLLKEATGSYWLAMVDSFYRSGSFVFGGGHVVLPLLEKEFVPTGWMSEEAFLSGYGVTQAVPGPLFTFAAYLGTVMNGWQGGVVATVAIFLPAFLLVIGALPFWDQLRNHPKITGAIMGVNAAVIGLLIAALYTPIWTSSILEAKDFGLAVVLFSMLAYWKMPPWIVVVTGAVVGLVLL; from the coding sequence ATGAATTCTATGAAGCAAAATCGAATCAAATCACTTCTCGAAATATTTTTGGTTTCAACACGATTAGGGCTGACATCCTTTGGGGGACCGACTGCTCATCTAGGATATTTTCATGAAGAATATGTACGAAGAAGAAAGTGGATAGATGAAAAAAGCTATGCGGATTTAGTTGCGCTTTGTCAGTTTCTGCCCGGGCCTTCGAGCAGCCAAGTGGGAATCGGCATTGGAATTATGCGCGCTGGAATACTGGGGGGAATTACATCATTTATAGGGTTTACATTTCCCTCGGTTGTAGCACTTATTGCATTTGCATTACTCATGACAGGGTTTGATGTCGGAAATGCGGGGTGGATTCATGGTTTGAAAATTGTGGCGGTAGCGATTGTTGCACATGCCATTATAGGAATGGCTAAAAGTCTGACACCCGACCTGAAAAGGAAGGCAATAGCCATTTTTGCTTTGCTTGTGACACTTCTTTGGCAAACTGCTTTTAGTCAAGTCGGGGTAATTTTGATTGCCGCATGTATAGGGTACTTTTTGCTGAAACAAAAGAATGAGGGGGCAGGGGTGCAGGCGCACTTTCCTGTTTCTAAACGGGTTGGAGGGTTTTGCCTTCTATTGTTTGTTAGTTTATTGGTAGCTTTGCCTTTGTTGAAAGAGGCGACAGGTTCTTATTGGTTAGCAATGGTTGATAGTTTTTACCGCTCAGGCTCTTTCGTTTTTGGCGGGGGACATGTAGTGCTGCCATTACTGGAAAAGGAATTTGTCCCAACAGGCTGGATGAGCGAAGAAGCATTTTTATCGGGGTATGGTGTTACACAGGCAGTACCAGGTCCTCTCTTTACATTTGCCGCTTATTTAGGGACGGTCATGAATGGCTGGCAAGGTGGAGTAGTCGCGACAGTAGCAATTTTTTTACCGGCGTTTCTTTTAGTAATTGGTGCACTGCCGTTTTGGGATCAACTACGTAACCATCCGAAAATTACAGGTGCCATCATGGGTGTGAATGCAGCTGTTATTGGGCTTTTAATTGCTGCGTTATATACTCCAATCTGGACTAGTTCTATATTGGAGGCGAAGGATTTTGGGTTAGCCGTTGTGTTATTCAGCATGCTAGCTTACTGGAAAATGCCGCCTTGGATTGTCGTTGTTACCGGGGCGGTAGTAGGATTAGTACTTTTATAG
- a CDS encoding amino acid transporter, which produces MFEYKFWHHLSHPSQLIHNIERSEDQRLIGYRKILLAIFGFTLLFFIVRNFWGMNTTDLTALLVNGEGDLYSFARLMSLIGAIPAGILFFIIHYYVITYLIHLLTNIDYGWIRKIQLYVIFFIVLEKLLTVIIFAIAGYSTQFTMFSLAPMMAYVYYHDYLLFFLNQLTVASIIAVWIQYIFLSNWTDRPKALLFKLILIQIVLASLVALYSILPVLTWIEGWLGL; this is translated from the coding sequence ATGTTCGAGTACAAGTTTTGGCATCATCTTTCACACCCATCGCAACTCATACATAATATTGAACGTAGCGAAGATCAAAGACTTATAGGGTATCGGAAAATTTTGCTGGCTATTTTTGGTTTTACTTTACTGTTTTTTATAGTCCGCAACTTCTGGGGGATGAATACAACCGACTTAACAGCATTGCTGGTAAATGGTGAAGGAGATTTATATAGTTTCGCTCGACTGATGTCATTAATCGGTGCGATTCCGGCAGGTATTTTATTTTTTATCATTCATTATTATGTCATTACATATTTGATTCATTTATTGACAAATATCGATTACGGCTGGATTCGAAAGATACAGCTATATGTCATCTTTTTCATTGTTCTTGAAAAACTGCTGACGGTGATTATCTTTGCAATAGCAGGATATTCTACACAGTTCACTATGTTTTCATTGGCACCTATGATGGCATACGTATATTATCATGACTATTTATTGTTCTTCCTGAATCAGTTAACAGTCGCATCGATAATAGCGGTATGGATTCAATACATATTTTTATCGAATTGGACAGATCGACCGAAAGCGTTGCTGTTTAAGTTAATACTTATTCAAATCGTATTGGCATCACTTGTTGCGTTATATAGCATTCTTCCTGTTTTAACTTGGATCGAAGGGTGGCTTGGTCTGTAA
- a CDS encoding HlyD family secretion protein, whose product MRMTKKVKIFSAVALVFVLVNGYLLLKDNDIIMKNYYINNVQFAVADYHEKVLETDAVVAAKQEHFIAAPVQSISEVLVTQGQSVSLLTELAIYKPEEAEREISRLETDRDAYENELSELERIVSDLQSENSSSSPSTATDSTTLGDNELWNINLTLELGIEQSTPTAEGIAIIQRSIAETERQISILDSMISQLSNNNSLTTPVDGIIKEIVLEGDSIIFQIQSLEKKFVAYVEHENWKEVEIGQKASVILNEGKEDELVIDGDVLEKQQIPARDSIAFNEMKKNDKVKPDDTVYEVSIEPTDMLTETPIGILADATITTFEANDSFQVNEDWLVKYEQDNSGNLIYTVGEDGKTRLEPVDLLFKHKAEIKQEEFMYGEPIEEIIKEASLEEDAIVTEPRIQTVELEDSKKEDAAKDEDLEDTAVFTAPIAPQQIFIDGDEKNLFAPTFRPYPLHTFEWTYVDATWKDALWYLIK is encoded by the coding sequence ATGCGTATGACAAAAAAAGTAAAGATATTTAGCGCAGTTGCCTTAGTGTTTGTTTTAGTGAATGGTTATTTACTGTTAAAAGACAATGATATTATTATGAAAAACTACTATATTAACAATGTGCAGTTTGCAGTAGCCGATTATCATGAAAAAGTTCTGGAAACGGATGCTGTTGTTGCAGCGAAGCAGGAACATTTCATCGCAGCGCCTGTACAATCAATTAGCGAGGTGCTCGTTACACAAGGACAAAGTGTTAGCCTGTTAACGGAGCTTGCCATTTATAAACCGGAAGAAGCTGAACGTGAAATTTCACGTCTTGAGACAGATCGCGACGCTTATGAAAACGAGCTATCAGAATTGGAAAGAATTGTTTCAGACTTACAATCCGAAAACAGTTCTTCCTCACCGAGTACAGCAACAGACTCAACAACACTTGGCGATAATGAATTATGGAATATTAATTTAACACTGGAGCTGGGTATTGAACAAAGCACGCCAACAGCAGAAGGTATTGCGATTATTCAACGTTCCATTGCGGAAACGGAGCGTCAAATTAGCATTTTGGACAGTATGATTTCCCAGTTAAGTAACAACAATTCTTTGACTACACCAGTAGACGGAATTATTAAGGAAATTGTTCTTGAAGGCGATTCGATTATTTTCCAAATTCAATCACTAGAAAAGAAGTTTGTTGCCTATGTTGAACATGAAAACTGGAAGGAAGTCGAAATCGGTCAAAAGGCTTCTGTTATTTTGAATGAAGGCAAAGAAGATGAACTGGTCATTGATGGAGATGTACTGGAGAAACAGCAAATACCAGCACGTGATTCCATTGCGTTTAATGAAATGAAAAAGAACGATAAAGTAAAGCCGGATGATACGGTCTATGAAGTTAGCATCGAACCAACTGACATGTTAACAGAAACACCGATTGGTATACTTGCCGATGCGACAATTACGACATTTGAAGCAAATGACAGCTTCCAAGTAAACGAGGATTGGCTTGTAAAATATGAACAAGACAATTCAGGAAACCTTATTTATACAGTAGGAGAAGATGGGAAAACAAGATTAGAACCGGTTGACCTACTATTCAAGCATAAAGCGGAAATAAAACAAGAAGAGTTCATGTATGGCGAACCGATTGAGGAAATTATCAAAGAAGCAAGCCTTGAAGAGGATGCCATAGTTACTGAACCGCGCATCCAAACTGTTGAGCTGGAAGATTCCAAGAAAGAGGACGCTGCTAAAGATGAAGATTTAGAGGACACGGCTGTATTTACAGCTCCTATCGCACCACAGCAAATCTTTATTGACGGCGACGAAAAGAATCTGTTCGCCCCTACATTCAGACCGTACCCATTACATACGTTTGAATGGACATATGTTGATGCGACATGGAAAGATGCTCTTTGGTATTTAATTAAATAA
- a CDS encoding S-layer homology domain-containing protein, whose product MKKRITKSFIATTLFASALFVASDDVFAKKTFYDVENSHNSHTEAIQYLNNLNVYDYKSGNQFNFSKPVSRAEASKILQTILSSDSALSIPKVRSYDGKFKDVTNSTPFTQETIWAYESGIFDGDEYGNFNPDQSVKRSHLSKILVESLKLNGGTTVSFKDVSKSSWYYDYVNILASHGITTGNEKNQFLPNNNVTSAQMATFLYRALSFKTTGEVISEPTPPTAEKSDTAIANYNSEYDFAWKQTGKNLDFELEGVDNNKIVARYMTKQGKSFFAAQDLQIGKNNASDVKAKYGTKNADVRRGNVIYNTPASNEYNFYLIDDYYVTFFYDIHKKNVIRSILYVHKDYEVNKDGYYGDISDTQKHSEQLMVELMNQARAAEGVNPLTHSPQWASIARKHSKDMIDNNYFSHTGLSGTTPYDRMISGGMSKSELRTWGENISYGHYNVIYAHEGFMNSKGHRDNLLQPAYKNAIVGLEYSSKKSPYFTINFH is encoded by the coding sequence ATGAAAAAAAGAATTACAAAAAGTTTCATAGCTACTACTCTGTTCGCTTCCGCATTATTTGTTGCAAGTGATGACGTCTTTGCGAAAAAGACGTTTTATGATGTAGAAAACAGCCATAATTCCCATACGGAAGCTATCCAATATTTAAATAACTTAAATGTGTATGATTATAAATCCGGCAACCAATTTAATTTCAGTAAACCTGTTTCACGCGCAGAAGCATCAAAAATTCTCCAGACGATTCTTTCAAGCGATTCGGCCCTTTCCATTCCAAAAGTTCGTTCTTATGATGGAAAGTTTAAAGATGTAACGAACTCCACTCCTTTTACACAAGAGACTATTTGGGCATATGAATCAGGCATTTTTGATGGGGATGAATACGGCAATTTCAATCCGGATCAGTCAGTAAAACGCTCACATCTGTCAAAGATATTAGTAGAAAGCCTGAAATTAAACGGCGGTACGACAGTCAGCTTTAAAGACGTCTCAAAATCCAGCTGGTACTATGACTATGTAAATATTTTAGCGAGCCACGGTATTACGACCGGCAATGAAAAAAATCAGTTTTTACCGAATAATAATGTCACAAGTGCACAAATGGCAACATTCCTATATCGGGCACTCAGTTTCAAAACGACCGGTGAAGTAATCAGCGAACCAACACCTCCAACTGCTGAAAAATCCGATACAGCTATAGCAAATTACAATAGTGAATATGACTTCGCTTGGAAACAAACAGGCAAAAATCTGGACTTTGAATTAGAAGGTGTCGACAACAATAAGATAGTTGCACGATATATGACTAAACAAGGAAAAAGCTTCTTTGCTGCACAAGATTTGCAAATCGGCAAAAATAATGCAAGCGATGTAAAAGCGAAGTACGGAACGAAAAATGCAGATGTGCGTCGCGGAAATGTAATCTATAATACACCTGCTTCCAATGAATATAATTTCTATTTGATAGATGACTATTACGTAACGTTTTTCTATGATATTCATAAAAAGAATGTCATTCGCTCAATCCTTTATGTCCATAAAGACTATGAAGTGAATAAAGATGGCTATTACGGTGATATATCGGATACGCAAAAACATTCTGAACAGCTGATGGTTGAGCTGATGAACCAGGCACGTGCTGCTGAAGGGGTTAATCCGCTTACACATTCACCGCAATGGGCATCGATTGCACGTAAACACAGCAAAGATATGATCGATAACAACTATTTCTCTCATACAGGTCTTTCAGGAACAACACCGTATGACCGTATGATCAGCGGCGGTATGAGCAAATCCGAACTTAGAACTTGGGGCGAAAATATTTCGTATGGTCACTACAATGTGATTTATGCGCATGAAGGCTTTATGAATAGTAAAGGTCATCGTGATAATTTATTACAGCCTGCCTATAAAAATGCAATTGTAGGCTTGGAGTACAGCAGCAAAAAGAGCCCTTACTTTACCATTAATTTCCATTAA
- a CDS encoding sensor domain-containing diguanylate cyclase, whose product MISLKKYMKLKYLIVAVISLAFFLSVIVSTYFSYQGNVKFMEEQALENNRVYALKLSETIDQFIGDTKRVMRYSAAEIGEDFNNMETLQQEVNRLYSQENTFSSVVVVDANANILVNAPQNLGLVGSKVTSNEGLDVLKRRTAYITNPYMSPTGREIILLSMPVYNKEGIFKGVVNGTIYLHESDIFEMVLGRHPYENGSYVYVVDTNGKIIYHPDKARLGENVSQNEVVENLIKEKSGAKEIVNSLDQPMLAGYSSTERTRWGIVVQTPYDEAINAVGKQVSEVFARGLPFILLSTIFVFILATRIVRPLQSMAEIAGNSAQEQEMNKLKDIRAWYFEVFNIREALIQSFSILHGQVNTLKEESSTDPLTKLLNRRTFDKIIHLWTEQQKPYTLVILDVDYFKKVNDSYGHTIGDEVLQFIASKLKEVVDEEDLACRYGGEEFILLLSEETVGNAYSRLEALRKEISRLISPTGEVITFSAGIANYPLHGDQPKIILEKADAALYEAKKNGRNRVEVTNA is encoded by the coding sequence ATGATCTCTTTAAAAAAATATATGAAACTAAAATACTTAATAGTCGCGGTTATTTCCCTCGCCTTTTTTCTTTCTGTAATTGTTAGTACATATTTTAGCTATCAAGGAAATGTGAAGTTTATGGAAGAACAGGCATTGGAAAATAACCGGGTATATGCCTTGAAATTATCTGAAACTATTGACCAATTTATCGGGGATACAAAAAGGGTTATGCGTTATAGTGCAGCAGAAATTGGTGAGGACTTTAATAATATGGAAACCCTGCAACAAGAGGTTAACCGTCTTTATTCGCAGGAAAACACATTTAGTTCTGTCGTTGTTGTAGATGCGAATGCGAATATTTTAGTCAATGCGCCACAAAATCTTGGTCTGGTTGGTAGTAAGGTAACATCAAATGAAGGGCTTGATGTGCTAAAAAGGCGTACGGCTTATATTACCAATCCTTATATGTCGCCGACCGGTCGTGAAATTATTCTTCTTTCCATGCCAGTCTATAATAAAGAAGGCATATTTAAAGGGGTTGTGAACGGGACGATTTATTTGCATGAGTCGGATATTTTTGAAATGGTTTTAGGCCGGCACCCTTATGAAAACGGTTCTTATGTATATGTTGTAGATACAAATGGAAAGATCATTTATCATCCGGATAAAGCACGACTAGGGGAAAATGTCTCACAAAATGAGGTTGTAGAAAATCTGATAAAGGAAAAAAGCGGTGCAAAGGAAATTGTCAATTCTCTTGATCAGCCAATGCTTGCTGGGTATAGCTCCACAGAAAGAACGCGCTGGGGAATTGTAGTTCAAACCCCGTATGATGAAGCAATAAATGCCGTTGGAAAACAAGTATCGGAAGTCTTTGCGCGAGGTTTGCCATTTATTCTTCTCTCAACTATTTTCGTCTTTATACTGGCAACACGTATTGTACGTCCGCTTCAAAGTATGGCGGAAATAGCAGGGAACAGTGCACAGGAGCAGGAGATGAACAAGCTCAAAGACATTCGCGCATGGTATTTTGAAGTGTTTAATATTAGGGAAGCCCTTATTCAAAGCTTTTCAATTTTGCATGGACAAGTTAATACACTTAAAGAAGAATCCTCTACGGATCCGTTAACAAAGCTTTTAAATCGCCGTACTTTTGACAAAATAATTCACTTATGGACCGAACAGCAAAAACCATATACATTAGTCATTTTAGATGTTGATTACTTTAAAAAAGTTAATGATTCCTATGGTCACACTATAGGAGACGAGGTATTGCAATTTATAGCTAGTAAATTAAAAGAAGTTGTTGATGAAGAAGATTTAGCTTGCCGTTATGGTGGGGAAGAATTTATACTCCTGCTTTCTGAAGAGACGGTAGGTAATGCATATAGCCGGTTAGAAGCACTCCGCAAAGAAATTTCCCGACTTATTAGTCCGACAGGGGAAGTAATTACATTCTCAGCCGGAATCGCAAATTATCCGTTGCATGGGGATCAGCCAAAAATTATTTTGGAAAAAGCGGACGCAGCACTATATGAAGCGAAAAAGAACGGGCGAAACCGTGTGGAAGTAACAAATGCATAA
- a CDS encoding sensor domain-containing diguanylate cyclase: protein MFSLRNFIKLKYLFILVIALAFVLSTLISVYSNYKGNMKLMQEQTLENNRVYALKLAETVDKFIVNSTNTMRYSAAEIAYDFENINKLQDVANRLYLQGDTFSSVLIVDAEGNIMVNAPQSLGEAGKKVPSINGLENYDKHEPFVSDPYISPTGRKVITISMPIYDESVKFKGVLSGTIYLYDSNIFESILGEHPYENGSYVYVVDTRGKIIYHPRKERLGGDASRSEVVVQLLKEKRGALEAVNTFDQPVLAGYSQSEKTRWGIIVQTPYDEALSMVGQQVLSVFKIGLPFIIFSTIVVFLLASHIVRPLEKIAEITENSVKDQEMKKLKEIRAWYYEVYKIQEALISSFSVLHGKVNTLKEETSTDSLTKLLNRHTFEKKIKVLTEKQKDYTLVMLDVDWFKSINDTYGHIAGDEVLQVLASKLKESLQEDDLACRFGGEEFILVFTETTIEDAYERVELLRSNVQQIINPEGEALTFSAGMANYPLHGDELKAIIAKADEALYKAKDNGRNRVEVTNA from the coding sequence ATGTTTTCGTTACGAAATTTCATTAAATTAAAATATTTATTCATATTAGTCATTGCCCTTGCCTTTGTACTTTCAACGCTAATCAGTGTTTACAGCAACTACAAAGGAAATATGAAATTAATGCAAGAACAGACACTGGAAAATAATCGGGTATACGCGCTGAAATTAGCGGAAACAGTCGATAAATTTATTGTTAATTCAACAAACACGATGCGTTATAGTGCAGCAGAGATTGCCTATGACTTTGAAAATATAAACAAATTGCAGGATGTAGCAAACCGTCTTTATTTACAAGGCGATACATTTAGTTCTGTTCTCATTGTTGATGCGGAAGGCAATATTATGGTGAATGCACCGCAATCTCTCGGTGAAGCAGGTAAAAAGGTTCCATCCATAAATGGACTGGAAAACTATGATAAACATGAACCTTTTGTTTCAGATCCATATATTTCACCTACAGGACGTAAAGTCATTACCATTTCGATGCCTATTTATGATGAATCGGTAAAATTTAAAGGAGTTTTGAGCGGCACGATTTATCTGTATGACTCCAATATTTTTGAATCGATTCTAGGTGAACATCCTTATGAAAATGGATCTTATGTGTATGTTGTCGATACTCGAGGAAAAATTATTTATCATCCTAGAAAAGAAAGATTAGGGGGAGATGCTTCCAGAAGCGAGGTAGTTGTTCAATTATTAAAAGAAAAACGTGGTGCTTTAGAAGCTGTTAATACATTTGACCAGCCAGTACTCGCAGGGTATAGCCAAAGTGAAAAAACACGGTGGGGGATTATTGTCCAAACACCATATGATGAAGCGCTTAGTATGGTAGGGCAACAAGTGCTAAGTGTGTTTAAAATTGGTTTACCTTTTATTATATTCTCAACAATTGTCGTATTTTTATTGGCCAGCCATATTGTTCGTCCTCTTGAAAAAATAGCGGAAATCACAGAAAACAGTGTGAAAGATCAAGAGATGAAAAAGCTGAAGGAAATCCGGGCCTGGTATTACGAGGTGTATAAAATACAGGAAGCACTCATCAGTAGTTTTTCGGTTTTACATGGGAAAGTGAATACACTGAAAGAAGAAACATCAACAGATTCACTAACAAAGCTATTGAACCGCCATACTTTTGAAAAGAAAATCAAAGTACTAACTGAGAAGCAAAAAGACTATACGCTCGTTATGTTGGATGTAGACTGGTTTAAATCAATAAATGATACGTATGGTCATATTGCAGGGGATGAGGTACTGCAAGTTTTAGCAAGTAAACTAAAAGAATCGTTACAAGAAGATGATTTAGCATGTCGTTTCGGGGGAGAAGAATTTATTCTTGTCTTTACAGAAACAACGATTGAAGATGCTTATGAACGCGTTGAATTGCTTCGGTCAAATGTTCAGCAAATTATTAATCCTGAAGGAGAAGCTCTTACATTTTCTGCTGGTATGGCAAATTATCCGCTACATGGTGACGAACTAAAGGCTATTATTGCAAAAGCCGATGAAGCGTTATACAAAGCGAAAGATAACGGGCGCAATCGTGTAGAAGTCACAAATGCATAA